From the genome of Desulfomonilia bacterium:
GGGCGGCAACTTCGAATGCGTATGGTGACCATCGAGCCTGGAGGTGTCTTTGGCCCAATTCACGACCATAAAGACAGACCAGGCACAGTCTACATATTGCAAGGAACTATCACTGACCATCGAAATGGGGTCGCTACGGACTATGGACCGGGAGTGGGCTGGCCCGAGGATAGGAACACCATACACTGGCTTGAGAACAGAGGAACGATTCCGG
Proteins encoded in this window:
- a CDS encoding cupin domain-containing protein, with product GRQLRMRMVTIEPGGVFGPIHDHKDRPGTVYILQGTITDHRNGVATDYGPGVGWPEDRNTIHWLENRGTIPAVEISIDIVRQE